The following are encoded together in the Roseivirga misakiensis genome:
- a CDS encoding helix-turn-helix transcriptional regulator translates to MTILERQIMDRLMSELQAPTLTFQQQLKKTYPCLTAYDLRLCTYLKANLSTKEIATLLNITPDSVKKAKHRLRKKLSIDATTTWGTAFGK, encoded by the coding sequence ATGACTATTTTAGAAAGGCAAATCATGGATAGGCTGATGAGTGAGTTGCAAGCACCGACTTTGACTTTTCAACAGCAGCTAAAGAAGACATATCCCTGTCTTACGGCTTACGATCTTCGACTGTGTACCTACCTCAAGGCCAATCTTTCTACAAAGGAAATTGCCACATTGCTTAACATTACTCCAGATAGCGTAAAGAAAGCTAAACACAGATTGAGGAAGAAGTTGTCTATTGACGCAACTACTACTTGGGGGACAGCTTTTGGGAAATAA
- a CDS encoding tetratricopeptide repeat protein — MNRPKLSYTLRIIASLFLGLLVHQVYAQNKRIDSIRSVLDTVSTPRLHVNALNDLSTAYNFINADSSEYFVDKGLALAKEINYERGLAITYNQKGVVQYIRGNLRNGIIWLDSSLIYRKKIGDVTGELLVMNNKAVFYQNLAEYEKSKDMLFAALEVAKENDIKGRQAEINNNIAIYYSRINRFDSALYFNQRSLEINREINNKSEMSLVENNIGTIYFRRSQHQKALRHFKASYQLALSSGNARTRSMSSENIAIVYSTIGLHEKAIEWYLKLLEENKTIDNQLSKVSLMSNLSAAYLDSEQYDKAYDYAFQAIELKESAEIKYNIAKSYYIAGQSSKKLGDVEKSINLLNKGLSVLQEDQLQTESIINNVLGTIYFEKMDFDQAEKLFRRNLEIQKIAVFPDVLTYAYGYLAKLTSARNDYRKAFEYQQFHDSFRDTLINKEKANAIIRSAIEFDTERKELELELSQERTALAEAQVHTLQANRRTLISSLIGIGFLFLIILIWRFQIAKSKRLALTKETERLSLISENERLKSQELKSELELKHKEVLSQALQLAQKNEAILDLKDKLIEEVQERPNDTLRRTIQSLDGKVNLDKDWKAFRSSFEGVYESFFGSLKADFGELTPHELKLCALLKLDLSIKEMSNVLGISQEGVKKARYRIRKKLRLTDSPEKISSFLMKY, encoded by the coding sequence ATGAATAGGCCAAAACTCTCTTACACGCTAAGAATTATCGCTTCTTTATTCTTGGGGTTGCTCGTCCACCAAGTTTATGCTCAAAATAAGCGAATAGATAGTATTAGAAGCGTTTTGGATACTGTAAGTACTCCTCGACTTCATGTAAATGCATTGAATGATCTTTCTACAGCCTACAACTTCATTAATGCTGATTCTTCGGAATATTTTGTGGACAAAGGTCTAGCCTTGGCTAAGGAAATTAATTACGAAAGAGGTTTAGCCATTACATATAATCAAAAAGGAGTTGTTCAATACATACGTGGAAATTTAAGGAATGGTATAATTTGGTTGGATAGCTCACTTATCTATAGAAAAAAGATTGGTGATGTTACAGGGGAGCTATTGGTAATGAATAACAAAGCTGTCTTCTATCAGAACCTTGCGGAGTATGAGAAATCTAAAGATATGTTGTTTGCAGCGCTAGAAGTGGCCAAAGAGAATGATATTAAGGGTCGTCAGGCTGAAATCAACAACAATATTGCCATTTATTATAGTCGAATAAATAGGTTTGACTCTGCATTGTATTTCAATCAAAGGTCTTTAGAAATCAATAGAGAAATCAATAACAAATCAGAAATGTCACTGGTAGAGAATAATATCGGCACTATATATTTTCGACGTTCCCAACACCAGAAAGCTCTTAGGCACTTCAAAGCCTCCTATCAATTAGCACTAAGTTCAGGTAATGCCAGAACCAGATCGATGTCATCAGAGAATATAGCTATCGTTTATTCCACCATTGGTTTGCATGAAAAAGCCATCGAATGGTATTTGAAGCTTCTAGAGGAAAACAAGACAATTGATAACCAGCTGAGCAAAGTTTCTTTGATGTCCAACCTATCTGCTGCTTATTTAGATAGCGAACAATACGATAAGGCCTATGATTACGCATTTCAGGCTATAGAACTCAAGGAAAGTGCAGAAATAAAATATAACATAGCCAAATCGTACTATATCGCGGGGCAATCTTCTAAAAAGCTGGGTGATGTGGAGAAATCTATCAATCTATTGAATAAAGGCCTTTCGGTTTTGCAAGAAGATCAATTACAAACCGAGTCAATCATCAATAATGTTTTAGGAACCATATATTTTGAGAAGATGGACTTTGACCAGGCTGAAAAACTGTTTCGGCGCAATTTGGAGATTCAAAAAATAGCTGTTTTTCCAGATGTACTAACTTACGCTTATGGTTATTTGGCCAAACTGACTAGCGCTAGAAACGATTATCGAAAAGCTTTCGAATATCAACAGTTTCATGATTCATTTAGAGATACACTCATAAACAAAGAAAAAGCAAATGCCATAATCCGAAGCGCAATTGAGTTTGACACGGAAAGAAAGGAACTTGAATTAGAATTAAGCCAAGAAAGAACAGCATTGGCTGAAGCTCAGGTGCATACACTCCAAGCAAATAGAAGAACGCTTATTTCTAGTTTAATTGGTATAGGATTTTTGTTTTTAATCATACTCATTTGGCGCTTTCAAATAGCAAAGAGTAAAAGACTCGCCTTAACAAAAGAAACAGAAAGACTGAGCCTAATAAGCGAAAATGAAAGGCTGAAAAGCCAAGAACTGAAGAGCGAGTTAGAGCTTAAACATAAGGAAGTTTTGAGTCAAGCACTCCAGTTAGCGCAGAAAAACGAGGCTATCCTTGACCTCAAAGACAAGCTAATAGAGGAGGTACAAGAACGACCTAATGATACGCTAAGAAGGACGATACAATCACTAGATGGCAAAGTAAATCTTGACAAAGATTGGAAGGCATTTCGGTCATCTTTTGAAGGTGTTTATGAGAGCTTCTTTGGTTCATTGAAAGCAGATTTTGGTGAGCTAACACCACATGAACTGAAGCTTTGTGCTTTGCTTAAACTAGACTTGTCAATTAAGGAAATGTCTAATGTCTTGGGTATTTCTCAAGAAGGGGTGAAAAAGGCAAGATATAGGATAAGAAAGAAGCTTAGGCTTACAGATTCCCCAGA
- a CDS encoding choice-of-anchor D domain-containing protein, whose amino-acid sequence MTRSIIFRITLLLILSNLGVKSYAQRSASAGSIDPFVDGFSSQVRSTRLSDDKVLIIYSTTVSSATSKIMAVVGTISGSDISYGASVEVTSMIYTRTDVAAFSSSKAIVIFESRLSTDQNRYVLLDINGDAITAGSEQTLGDGDQVSFRMMRATTLTNDKVVVAYEKDTGSGNDKELSIVAGTLNGTTINWGATVRAAFSVSYFDMTRLSDTKFALVYEGNEGTVNLNEGLIRIGELSGTTINLGTEVSFASDEVVDVVQVTALSETEIIVAWEYNVTNDYAGVTYGTISGTTPTFPGNVVTFYTAEGVDDLDVDAISATEFIVAIDGGSGDASPFYTGVVVSNNITLTSPSNIYVGQADDITVSALTSDRVVLAFTNDNAVGTPTVDRGDAMVLTLTATTNPEINVLGNSVDIISGDGSPSVTDHTDFGTGGSLSRTFTIQNQGSGILTLGSSSVTITGTNAADFSVNTQPATSVSGNSSTTFIIDFSSTIASIRTAEIHINSDDIHEPEYIFSIQAVGGSSVPASVTVAATVFLEGAYNGTNLNTAINSSIPAQQPYNGVNSHSQTTSVSIPASAVDWVLVELREASTAATATNATRKGSTAGFLMNDGTIKATDGTSNLTINLTGNTGTDYYVVIYHRNHLPIMSAIAIDGSGGTLTIDFTSNSANTYQTTTALASLTNNKFGMPSGDVNQDGSINSTDLSTWRTNNGAAYSYSGNGSSDFNLDGEINAVDRNDFQQKNTSKTRRVPSN is encoded by the coding sequence ATGACCAGAAGTATCATTTTTAGAATTACCCTGTTGCTGATTTTATCAAATTTAGGAGTGAAAAGTTATGCCCAAAGATCAGCTTCAGCAGGAAGTATTGACCCATTTGTAGATGGATTTTCTTCTCAGGTAAGGTCTACTCGATTGAGCGATGATAAAGTATTGATCATTTACAGCACAACTGTTTCTTCTGCTACTTCTAAAATTATGGCCGTCGTCGGCACCATTTCAGGTTCGGATATTAGCTATGGCGCATCGGTGGAAGTGACTAGTATGATCTACACAAGAACTGACGTAGCAGCTTTTTCTTCATCAAAAGCCATTGTCATTTTTGAGTCTCGGTTGTCAACCGATCAGAACAGATATGTGCTACTAGACATAAATGGGGATGCCATAACAGCCGGTTCTGAACAAACGCTTGGTGATGGTGATCAAGTTTCATTTAGGATGATGCGCGCGACAACGTTGACTAACGATAAAGTAGTGGTAGCGTATGAAAAAGATACTGGTTCTGGTAACGACAAAGAATTGAGTATTGTAGCTGGTACACTGAATGGCACAACTATTAATTGGGGAGCCACAGTGAGAGCCGCTTTTAGCGTAAGCTATTTTGATATGACCAGACTCAGTGATACCAAATTTGCTCTAGTCTACGAAGGTAACGAAGGAACTGTTAACCTAAATGAAGGTTTGATTCGTATCGGGGAACTTTCAGGAACTACAATTAATCTGGGTACGGAAGTATCTTTTGCTTCTGATGAAGTTGTTGACGTCGTACAAGTCACTGCCCTGAGCGAAACGGAAATAATTGTAGCGTGGGAATACAATGTAACCAATGACTATGCAGGAGTGACCTACGGAACTATTAGTGGAACTACCCCCACTTTTCCGGGGAACGTGGTCACCTTTTACACGGCTGAGGGAGTAGATGATTTGGACGTCGATGCTATCTCAGCTACCGAATTTATAGTGGCCATAGATGGAGGGAGTGGTGATGCCTCGCCTTTTTATACGGGAGTAGTAGTCTCAAATAACATAACTCTTACCAGTCCTTCTAATATTTATGTGGGGCAAGCCGATGACATTACTGTTTCTGCGTTGACTTCGGATAGAGTAGTGCTGGCATTTACAAATGACAACGCCGTGGGTACGCCGACTGTGGATAGAGGTGATGCAATGGTGCTTACGCTCACAGCTACGACTAATCCAGAAATTAATGTTCTGGGGAACAGTGTTGACATTATTTCTGGAGATGGAAGCCCCTCCGTTACTGATCACACTGATTTTGGAACAGGAGGCTCGTTGTCAAGAACTTTCACTATCCAAAATCAGGGTTCAGGTATTCTGACGCTTGGTAGCAGCTCGGTGACCATTACCGGAACTAACGCTGCTGACTTTAGTGTCAATACACAACCTGCAACTTCTGTTTCAGGTAATAGCAGCACTACTTTCATTATTGATTTTAGTTCAACTATAGCCTCAATCCGAACTGCAGAAATCCACATCAACAGCGATGACATTCACGAGCCTGAATATATATTCAGTATACAGGCGGTGGGCGGTTCCAGTGTGCCTGCTTCAGTCACAGTAGCAGCCACAGTATTCCTAGAAGGAGCATATAACGGTACCAACCTAAACACAGCAATCAATAGCAGCATACCAGCCCAACAACCCTACAATGGCGTAAATAGCCATAGCCAAACAACGAGTGTGAGTATACCAGCAAGTGCAGTAGACTGGGTATTAGTAGAACTAAGAGAAGCAAGTACAGCAGCCACGGCAACCAACGCAACAAGAAAAGGCTCGACGGCAGGCTTTCTGATGAATGATGGGACAATCAAAGCGACAGATGGTACCAGTAACCTAACGATCAATCTGACAGGCAACACTGGGACAGATTACTATGTGGTGATTTACCATAGAAACCACCTACCAATCATGTCAGCCATAGCTATAGATGGATCAGGAGGCACACTGACCATAGACTTCACCAGCAACTCAGCGAACACCTACCAGACAACGACAGCCTTAGCAAGCCTAACCAACAACAAGTTTGGGATGCCATCAGGAGATGTGAATCAAGATGGCAGCATCAACAGCACCGACCTGAGCACATGGCGCACCAACAACGGAGCAGCCTACAGCTACTCAGGCAATGGCAGTTCAGACTTCAACCTAGACGGAGAGATCAATGCGGTAGACAGGAATGACTTCCAACAGAAGAACACGAGTAAGACTCGTCGGGTACCGAGTAATTGA
- a CDS encoding tetratricopeptide repeat protein translates to MSRAAKNWFFAFLLFSVNLIAQQSRIDSVRKQIPLLSGKEKVDALNSLTRGLMYSTPEEAMALSNEAIDLSENTNYKEGIAMALINQGVIFNGKSLYNEAEEVLIRAKDISETADFQRGLAYSNLSLVTISMRRNDYARALELSFSGIDAAKKIANADLEVSNLINIGSIKQTLKDYASAEQYLLEARALAESNANIGAIRWGQINGSLGILSAVNKDYGSALTYFQEALQVFEELDSQAHTANLLLNMGYSYAQLGDVNNANEHYDQAEDIWIALRNERSLGIIQKNRGELMMSISEFRPAIDFLEQALKKEAFLDDQVLSEVYSLLSEANESISNHKKALTYHKQYVSLKDSITSRTNQKNITGMTERFEFQKMKAEKELELQQIEIENLKIVKSRQVILIVAAVLLMITFWAVWNRNKLKTKLIIKEKDRLIANQKVVLQQHQFETEKEGLVAYAKGLLSSNESLEKKALELEEKLELDKGINADLDGLLAKIHFAVNGDKDWAAFVLYFEAVYPQFFSLIESNKQVQLTNSEQRLLALLKINLSNKEIAALLNISSDSVIRAKYRLKQKLGFVETKEMLVFLSELA, encoded by the coding sequence ATGTCGCGAGCAGCTAAAAATTGGTTTTTTGCCTTCCTACTTTTCTCAGTAAATCTCATTGCTCAGCAATCGCGTATAGATAGCGTCAGAAAACAAATCCCTTTGCTGTCAGGAAAAGAAAAAGTAGACGCATTAAATAGTCTGACGAGGGGTTTAATGTACTCCACGCCTGAAGAGGCTATGGCCTTGTCAAACGAAGCGATTGATCTGTCTGAAAATACGAATTACAAGGAGGGTATAGCCATGGCTTTGATCAATCAGGGTGTGATCTTCAATGGTAAATCGCTTTATAATGAAGCTGAAGAAGTATTAATCCGTGCAAAGGATATTTCTGAGACGGCTGATTTTCAGCGTGGCTTGGCTTATTCAAACCTGAGTTTAGTCACCATCAGTATGAGAAGGAATGACTATGCAAGGGCACTAGAGCTTTCATTTTCAGGTATTGATGCTGCCAAGAAAATTGCAAATGCCGATCTTGAGGTATCTAACCTGATCAATATTGGTTCTATCAAACAGACTTTGAAAGACTATGCCAGTGCGGAGCAGTATTTGCTTGAAGCCAGAGCATTGGCTGAGTCGAATGCCAATATTGGCGCAATCAGATGGGGTCAAATCAACGGAAGCCTTGGAATTCTTAGCGCTGTCAATAAGGACTATGGAAGTGCGTTGACTTATTTTCAGGAAGCCTTGCAGGTTTTTGAAGAACTAGATTCACAAGCACATACGGCCAACTTGTTGTTGAATATGGGGTACTCTTACGCCCAACTTGGAGATGTGAATAATGCCAATGAGCACTATGACCAAGCTGAAGATATTTGGATTGCACTCAGAAATGAGAGGAGTCTTGGGATTATTCAAAAAAACAGAGGTGAATTGATGATGAGTATAAGTGAATTTCGACCCGCAATTGATTTTTTAGAGCAAGCATTAAAAAAAGAAGCGTTTTTAGACGACCAAGTCCTCAGCGAAGTTTACTCACTGCTGTCAGAAGCGAATGAGTCCATATCCAACCATAAAAAAGCCTTGACCTATCACAAGCAATATGTTAGTTTGAAAGACTCTATCACCAGTAGGACTAACCAGAAGAATATTACCGGAATGACGGAGCGTTTCGAATTTCAAAAAATGAAAGCCGAAAAAGAGTTAGAGTTGCAACAAATTGAAATAGAGAACCTTAAGATTGTGAAGAGCAGACAGGTAATTCTGATTGTGGCAGCGGTCTTGTTAATGATTACTTTTTGGGCAGTTTGGAACCGGAACAAACTCAAAACCAAACTAATCATAAAAGAAAAGGACAGACTTATAGCCAATCAGAAAGTAGTCCTTCAACAGCATCAGTTTGAAACGGAAAAAGAAGGGTTAGTGGCTTATGCCAAAGGTCTTTTGTCGAGTAATGAATCGCTGGAAAAGAAAGCGCTAGAATTGGAAGAAAAACTAGAGCTTGATAAAGGCATCAATGCGGATTTAGATGGACTGTTAGCCAAGATACATTTTGCGGTCAATGGAGATAAAGACTGGGCGGCATTTGTACTTTACTTCGAAGCAGTTTATCCACAATTTTTCTCATTGATTGAAAGCAACAAACAGGTGCAACTAACGAATAGTGAACAAAGACTACTTGCCCTTTTGAAGATTAACTTGTCCAATAAAGAAATTGCCGCATTACTCAACATTTCAAGTGATAGCGTGATCAGAGCAAAGTATCGGTTAAAACAAAAACTAGGGTTTGTTGAAACCAAAGAAATGTTGGTATTCCTGTCTGAATTGGCGTAG
- a CDS encoding 6-bladed beta-propeller — protein sequence MLKACYFLILVSCSTYLLAQTPTYITQFGSNGSGDGEIANPTAVAVHPVNGNLYVIDRTNERIQIFNSSGVYVSQFGSIGSGNGQFASNAVENFVFDSNNDLWVVDRGNDRIQKFSDDGTFIQAYGSEGTADGQFDNPEGIGINPVNGDIWVGDRNNERVQIFSSSFVFKSKFGSVGTGNSQFAANSGPVDIAFDKTGNAYIVDRNNDRIQKFDGNGNYLDQFGGLGTGNGQFDTPDAIEIHPDGSIWIADRNNERVQVFDNSFSFQSTFGSLGTGNGQFSSNAGAVDIAFDAAGDVWVVDRNNHRIQKFDGPQVPVTAPSSVTVAATVFLEGAYNGTNLNTAINSSIPAQQPYNGVNSHSQTTSASIPANAVDWVLVELREAGSAATATNATRKGSTAGFLMNDGTIKATDGTSNLTINLTGNTGTDYYVVIYHRNHLPIMSAAAIDGSGGTLTIDFTSNSANTYQTTTALASLTNNKFGMPSGDVNQDGSINSTDLST from the coding sequence ATGTTAAAAGCTTGTTATTTCTTAATTCTCGTTAGTTGTAGTACCTACTTATTAGCACAAACACCTACTTATATCACCCAATTTGGTTCAAATGGGTCTGGGGATGGTGAAATAGCCAATCCGACTGCCGTCGCGGTTCACCCAGTCAATGGAAATCTGTATGTAATTGATAGGACCAACGAGAGAATACAGATTTTCAATAGTAGTGGTGTCTATGTCTCTCAATTTGGAAGTATTGGTTCAGGAAATGGTCAATTTGCTTCAAATGCTGTTGAAAACTTCGTATTTGATTCTAATAATGACCTTTGGGTTGTCGACCGTGGTAATGACAGAATTCAAAAATTTAGTGATGACGGAACGTTTATTCAAGCATATGGTTCAGAGGGAACAGCTGATGGTCAATTCGATAACCCTGAAGGAATAGGTATAAATCCAGTCAATGGAGATATATGGGTTGGAGACAGGAATAATGAACGTGTACAAATCTTCTCATCAAGTTTTGTATTTAAATCAAAGTTTGGTTCCGTGGGTACTGGTAATAGTCAGTTTGCCGCGAATTCAGGCCCTGTTGATATTGCATTTGACAAAACGGGAAATGCATACATCGTTGATAGAAATAATGATCGAATTCAAAAATTCGATGGCAACGGCAATTATCTAGATCAGTTTGGAGGCCTTGGTACTGGAAATGGTCAGTTTGATACACCTGACGCCATTGAAATACATCCAGACGGGTCGATATGGATAGCAGATAGAAATAATGAAAGGGTTCAGGTTTTTGATAACTCTTTTTCATTTCAATCAACCTTTGGGTCCCTCGGTACGGGAAATGGTCAGTTTTCAAGTAATGCAGGAGCTGTCGATATTGCTTTTGATGCAGCAGGAGACGTTTGGGTAGTAGATCGAAATAACCATAGAATTCAAAAATTTGATGGACCTCAAGTTCCAGTTACTGCCCCATCATCAGTCACAGTAGCAGCCACAGTATTCCTAGAAGGGGCTTATAACGGCACCAACCTAAACACAGCAATCAATAGCAGTATACCAGCCCAACAACCATACAATGGAGTAAACAGTCATAGCCAAACAACGAGTGCTAGTATCCCAGCCAATGCAGTAGACTGGGTATTAGTAGAACTAAGAGAAGCAGGGTCAGCAGCTACGGCAACCAACGCAACCAGAAAAGGCTCGACGGCAGGCTTTCTGATGAATGATGGGACAATCAAGGCGACAGATGGTACGAGCAACCTAACGATCAACCTGACCGGAAACACAGGGACCGACTACTATGTGGTGATCTACCACCGAAACCACCTACCAATCATGTCAGCCGCTGCTATAGATGGATCAGGAGGCACACTGACGATAGACTTCACAAGCAACTCAGCAAACACCTACCAGACGACGACCGCCCTAGCAAGCCTAACCAACAACAAGTTTGGGATGCCATCAGGAGATGTGAATCAAGATGGCAGTATCAACAGCACAGACCTAAGCACATGA
- a CDS encoding tetratricopeptide repeat protein has translation MMSLRALFILFALLFQVSISVKGQEFSGAEQTIKKLNELVKKELSSPDSISVLTDQLEKLSKEQSNTRGLLYSRFFRGVALLQMELTDSSVNVLTRVLDDISKEERDSSLLYSRVMLILGNSYYQKSDYKNALYYYQQVKKETDRVGREETTYSVDYNIGLLHLLMKEFDLAYEYLTKARGQYKELLPSAQARLWAAFGTYYSQLTQLDSAAFYYRKGMKKHKENGDLRGVAHGFNNLAIVAYQQGNVEEAIVGFESALEVRLQLGNKRNISDGYYNIGLLYAGQGRYDKAINSYRNGLNEIKGIGSLITERDLLFELADAFERTKQIDSAYKYLSEWRIMNDSLLEINKKKEILALEKEFQTAQLEKDAQLAEKEIELKTAQRNVLLLSFGGFLLLAIIVFYLLRLRYKRNIALSEKEKLLAEKQSALTMKELSLKQDEMANYTSQLSHKTELLEELRGRLNEKADTKTGTERADVDRMAESIVSNLFEEKNWISFKIQFEKAYPKFLDKLLDRSEALSANDQRLATLIKVNLSNKEIAQVLNISSDSVAKAKYRLRQKMGFDHFAALENYISKI, from the coding sequence ATGATGTCTTTAAGAGCTCTCTTTATCCTATTTGCGCTGTTGTTTCAAGTGTCTATCAGTGTCAAAGGGCAGGAATTTTCTGGAGCTGAACAAACTATTAAAAAGCTTAATGAGCTAGTTAAAAAAGAGCTTTCTAGCCCAGACTCTATCAGTGTTCTTACTGATCAATTAGAAAAATTATCTAAAGAACAGTCAAATACAAGAGGCCTTCTTTATTCCAGATTTTTTCGCGGAGTAGCACTATTGCAAATGGAACTCACAGATTCATCTGTTAATGTATTGACTAGAGTTTTAGATGACATTTCTAAAGAGGAAAGGGATTCTTCTTTACTTTATTCTCGCGTAATGCTAATTCTTGGAAACTCTTATTATCAAAAGAGCGATTACAAAAATGCACTCTATTATTACCAACAGGTTAAAAAGGAGACGGATAGGGTTGGCCGAGAGGAAACGACATATAGTGTTGATTATAATATAGGATTATTGCATTTGTTGATGAAAGAGTTCGATCTAGCCTATGAATATTTGACAAAAGCTAGGGGGCAATATAAGGAGCTTTTACCATCGGCACAGGCTAGGCTTTGGGCCGCTTTTGGCACCTACTATTCCCAACTGACTCAACTTGATTCTGCGGCCTTTTACTATCGCAAGGGCATGAAAAAGCATAAAGAGAATGGAGATCTTCGCGGAGTTGCTCATGGGTTTAACAACCTAGCCATTGTTGCTTATCAACAAGGGAATGTCGAGGAGGCAATCGTAGGTTTTGAATCGGCTTTAGAGGTGAGGTTACAACTTGGCAACAAAAGAAATATCTCGGATGGCTATTATAACATAGGGTTATTGTATGCTGGTCAGGGGAGGTACGACAAAGCCATTAACAGTTACCGAAATGGACTAAATGAGATCAAAGGAATAGGCTCATTGATTACCGAGCGCGATTTACTTTTTGAACTTGCAGATGCCTTTGAACGAACAAAGCAAATTGATTCTGCTTATAAGTATCTGTCGGAGTGGCGAATTATGAACGATTCGTTACTAGAAATCAACAAGAAAAAAGAAATATTAGCGCTAGAAAAAGAATTTCAAACGGCACAATTAGAGAAGGATGCACAATTGGCCGAAAAGGAAATTGAGTTGAAAACAGCTCAGCGCAATGTGTTGCTTTTAAGTTTTGGAGGCTTTTTACTGCTTGCAATAATCGTATTTTATCTACTTAGACTTAGATACAAACGAAACATAGCCCTATCTGAAAAAGAAAAACTCCTTGCCGAAAAACAGTCTGCGCTAACCATGAAAGAACTTTCGCTCAAGCAAGATGAAATGGCCAATTATACGAGCCAACTCTCCCATAAGACTGAATTGTTGGAGGAGTTGAGGGGGCGTTTAAATGAAAAAGCAGATACTAAAACTGGGACGGAAAGGGCTGATGTTGATCGAATGGCGGAAAGTATTGTGTCAAACCTATTTGAAGAAAAGAATTGGATAAGTTTTAAAATCCAGTTTGAGAAAGCATACCCAAAGTTCCTAGATAAACTTCTCGACAGAAGTGAAGCATTAAGCGCAAATGATCAAAGGTTAGCAACCTTGATTAAAGTCAATTTATCGAATAAGGAAATAGCCCAAGTGCTCAATATTTCATCAGATAGCGTGGCAAAAGCAAAGTATAGATTAAGGCAAAAAATGGGTTTTGACCATTTTGCAGCGCTGGAAAACTATATTTCAAAGATCTAG
- a CDS encoding helix-turn-helix transcriptional regulator, with protein sequence MTVLEEQIIDHLMKGLEGTNFRLQELLKRRYPNLTAYDIRLCTYLKANFSTKEIAVILNITPDSVKKAKHRLRKKLKLRPDTSINSLLDNN encoded by the coding sequence ATGACTGTACTGGAAGAACAAATTATTGATCATTTAATGAAAGGATTAGAAGGAACTAATTTTAGACTTCAAGAACTGCTTAAGCGTAGATACCCGAATTTGACAGCCTATGATATTCGATTGTGTACTTACCTAAAGGCCAATTTTTCTACTAAGGAGATTGCTGTCATATTGAACATCACGCCAGATAGTGTCAAAAAAGCAAAGCATCGATTAAGAAAGAAATTGAAATTACGTCCTGATACTTCTATAAACTCTCTTTTGGACAATAATTGA